From the genome of Vigna angularis cultivar LongXiaoDou No.4 chromosome 11, ASM1680809v1, whole genome shotgun sequence, one region includes:
- the LOC108332360 gene encoding pentatricopeptide repeat-containing protein At1g77405: MGVTNPVRHFNKHLTNQVLVLVIKDLPFDAPPPSPSPSAAPWTNDAVTEVLRSISRYTLQSPRSIGRQSGFRHRTPLRQRNLNLEHHKFCNNTLVLGPAAHQDPYKVHLGSLKALEFFRWVEARFAFAHSEATCRELACLLARASATKHLWNFLKQCPHVTTATVTCVIKLLGEHGLADEALLTFHRMKQFRCKPDTHSYNTLIYALCCVGNFTKARYLLQQMELPGFWCPPDTFTYTILISSYCRYGRLTGCRKATRRRIYEAGRLFRSMLFKGLVPDVVTYNALIDGCCKTLRVERALELFDDMKTRGVVPNHVTYGSFIRYYSAVNEIDKGVEMLRQMQRLGHGVPGSNSYTPIIHALCEAGRVVEAWGFLVELVDGGSVPREYTYGLVCDALRAAGEGGLLLKEDVVHKRIKDGIWNRYRQMMKVKPVMTRKGYQEMEEPV; the protein is encoded by the coding sequence ATGGGAGTAACAAACCCTGTGCGTCATTTTAACAAACACCTTACCAACCAAGTACTGGTATTGGTAATCAAAGACCTTCCATTCGATGCACCACCACCGTCACCGTCACCGTCAGCTGCGCCATGGACAAATGACGCTGTCACGGAAGTTCTCCGCTCCATCTCCCGCTACACCCTCCAATCACCTCGCTCCATCGGTCGCCAGAGCGGCTTCCGTCACCGCACCCCGCTGCGGCAGCGCAACCTCAACCTCGAACATCACAAGTTCTGCAACAACACTCTCGTCTTAGGCCCAGCTGCCCACCAAGACCCCTACAAGGTCCATCTCGGCTCATTAAAGGCCCTCGAGTTCTTCCGCTGGGTCGAAGCCCGCTTCGCCTTTGCCCATTCCGAAGCCACGTGCCGCGAGCTGGCATGCCTACTTGCCCGTGCCAGCGCAACCAAACACCTCTGGAATTTCCTCAAACAGTGCCCTCATGTGACCACCGCCACTGTCACGTGCGTCATCAAACTCCTCGGAGAGCACGGCCTCGCCGACGAAGCCTTGCTCACCTTCCACCGAATGAAACAGTTCCGCTGCAAACCTGATACCCATTCCTACAACACGCTGATTTACGCGCTATGCTGTGTGGGGAACTTCACCAAGGCGCGTTACCTTCTCCAGCAAATGGAGCTTCCCGGTTTCTGGTGCCCGCCCGACACCTTCACTTACACGATTCTCATAAGCTCTTATTGCCGCTACGGAAGGCTCACCGGCTGCAGGAAGGCCACGCGCCGACGGATTTACGAGGCCGGGCGTCTCTTCCGGTCAATGCTTTTCAAAGGGTTGGTTCCCGATGTTGTGACTTACAATGCCCTAATTGATGGGTGCTGTAAGACGTTGCGCGTGGAGAGGGCTTTGGAGTTGTTCGATGATATGAAGACAAGGGGTGTTGTTCCGAACCATGTTACTTACGGGTCTTTCATAAGGTACTATAGTGCTGTGAATGAGATTGATAAGGGTGTTGAGATGTTGAGGCAGATGCAGAGGTTGGGGCACGGGGTTCCCGGTTCGAATTCATATACTCCCATCATTCACGCGCTTTGTGAAGCTGGGAGGGTTGTTGAGGCTTGGGGGTTTCTTGTTGAGTTGGTTGATGGCGGATCCGTGCCCAGAGAGTATACTTATGGGTTGGTTTGTGATGCGCTTCGCGCTGCTGGGGAGGGTGGCTTGTTGTTGAAGGAGGATGTGGTGCACAAGAGAATAAAGGATGGCATATGGAATAGGTATAGGCAAATGATGAAGGTGAAACCTGTTATGACTCGCAAGGGCTATCAAGAGATGGAGGAACCAGTTTGA